In Torulaspora globosa chromosome 1, complete sequence, a genomic segment contains:
- a CDS encoding non-specific serine/threonine protein kinase (ancestral locus Anc_8.668), with amino-acid sequence MTSSTPSTKFRQNQMKSIIGHSYNKLYGQFMAEELTEVGNYRILKQIGEGSFGKVYLAHHKPTHRKVVLKTSDKSDPNVVREVFYHRQFDYLHITKLYEVIVTETKVWMALEYCPGRELYEHLLSLQRITLEECSRLFAQIVGAVYYAHSLNCVHRDLKLENILLDKKGNAKLTDFGFTRECVSRSQLDTICGTTVYMAPELTQRKSYDGFKIDIWALGVILYTMINGTMPFDEEDEAKTKWKIVNDMPDLDGSFMVPEAKDLIEQLLAKDPNDRPSIEKILSHPFLQPYGLSLMEKTQKILRRQRRGLTQFHSKLERKLLKRLKQAGFDTQAIKASVQKRKCDSLSGLWLLLVEREMAKQKQDYPKRSKSVLSVRKVFDNSSATGECKPSSENLFAQQLDSKITAPLNRILSMRSDNASLPPPSPKKTPCDRSIKQQINLNSPSQEADYQGSGSTTPKKNNLFTKMSKFFKSKRLNNDKSGLSNANRNSQESPKGHGTSTSGSIENNEKVEKKRVNRSESLRSSSKNLVQSVSDDLNDANSKNDDFYALDEHRPQSESNRQLRQLKRLKSTTSSDISGQTSESVNNNLRSALNENSKPSLFNSTRPMSGISQHSELSNETFNSEYSTDGNNSSFKVSDSVRTSFPHANAGGTSQYSSGGDKSSIGYSQKFSTRDLSTMSSASSASERSSRTDSFYDITTASSPMVMDVRKINRTPIKDSVLPRFGAQNSRLTKRSHGTGRRANLVRRMHGRDFMKHNPAQTQSIIQEESSSGGDDEKNVKEISLADGVPLASVEDEELAIHTDSETSAVISGPVKLRVDGNSETFAFSRSLSEGSEWSRNLIDLRHNRKPITEDDESFQIADQEDNSSE; translated from the coding sequence TTCGTATAATAAGCTGTATGGTCAGTTTATGGCGGAAGAGCTCACGGAAGTAGGTAACTATAGGATCCTAAAACAGATCGGGGAGGGAAGCTTCGGGAAGGTGTATCTAGCGCATCATAAACCCACTCACCGCAAAGTGGTCCTCAAGACAAGTGATAAAAGTGATCCTAACGTTGTGAGAGAAGTATTTTATCACAGGCAGTTTGATTATCTTCACATTACCAAACTCTACGAAGTGATTGTCACTGAAACTAAAGTCTGGATGGCTTTAGAATATTGCCCCGGCAGGGAGCTGTACGAGCATTTGCTTTCCTTACAAAGAATAACCCTCGAAGAGTGCTCCAGGCTCTTTGCTCAAATTGTTGGAGCTGTATACTATGCGCATTCGCTGAATTGTGTTCATAGGGACttgaagctggaaaatATCCTTTTGGACAAGAAAGGGAACGCTAAATTAACAGATTTTGGATTCACTCGAGAATGCGTTTCGAGGAGCCAGCTGGATACAATATGTGGCACCACGGTGTACATGGCACCTGAATTGAcccaaagaaagagctaCGATGGGTTTAAAATCGATATATGGGCCCTAGGAGTTATACTGTACACAATGATAAATGGTACAATGCCCtttgatgaggaagacgaagcGAAAACGAAGTGGAAAATAGTGAACGATATGCCTGACTTGGATGGTTCTTTTATGGTTCCCGAAGCCAAGGATCTAATCGAGCAATTGCTTGCCAAAGACCCCAATGACCGACCATCTATTGAGAAGATCCTTAGTCATCCTTTCTTACAACCCTACGGCCTTTCCCTTATGGAGAAAACTCAGAAGATTCTGCGAAGACAGAGACGAGGCTTGACACAATTCCATTCGAAACTTGAGCGGaagttgttgaagagactAAAACAGGCAGGATTTGATACACAGGCCATCAAAGCATCTGTACAGAAGAGAAAATGTGATTCGCTTTCTGGTCTTTGGCTGTTACTCGTTGAGCGAGAGATGGCCAAGCAGAAGCAGGATTACccaaaaagaagcaaatCTGTACTTTCTGTCAGAAAGGTATTTGACAATTCCTCAGCAACTGGCGAATGCAAGCCTTCAAGTGAAAACTTATTTGCTCAGCAGTTGGACTCTAAGATAACAGCTCCTCTCAATAGAATTCTCAGCATGAGAAGCGACAATGCTTCGCTTCCGCCTCCATCGCCTAAGAAAACGCCTTGTGATAGGTCAATAAAGCAACaaatcaatctcaacaGCCCtagccaagaagctgattACCAAGGCAGCGGATCCACAACGCCTAAGAAGAATAATCTTTTTACCAAGATGtcaaaattcttcaagagtaAACGACTGAATAATGATAAATCAGGATTGAGTAATGCAAATCGTAATAGTCAGGAATCGCCTAAGGGTCATGGTACATCTACTTCCGGATCAATTGAGAATAACGAAAAggttgagaagaaaagagtAAACAGATCTGAATCTCTGCGATCgagctcgaagaacttAGTGCAGTCAGTAAGTGATGATCTGAATGATGCTAACTCTAAGAATGATGACTTTTACGCACTGGATGAGCATCGTCCTCAAAGCGAATCAAACAGACAGCTGCGACAGCTAAAGCGACTGAAATCAACTACATCTAGTGATATTTCGGGTCAAACCTCAGAATCAGTGAACAATAATTTGCGATCAGCACTCAATGAAAATTCCAAGCCTTCCCTTTTCAACAGTACTAGGCCAATGTCTGGTATCTCGCAGCATTCTGAGCTTTCAAATGAAACTTTTAATTCGGAGTATTCAACGGACGGTAATAATTCTTCCTTCAAAGTGTCTGATTCTGTAAGGACAAGCTTCCCACATGCTAACGCTGGTGGTACGTCTCAATACTCATCGGGTGGCGATAAGAGTAGCATCGGCTATAgccaaaaattttcaaccCGCGATTTAAGCACCATGTCTAGTGCATCAAGTGCCTctgaaagaagctctcgAACAGATTCTTTTTATGACATAACCACCGCCTCGTCGCCAATGGTCATGGACGTGCGAAAAATCAATCGAACGCCTATCAAGGATTCAGTGTTGCCACGTTTTGGCGCTCAAAACTCTCGCCTGACCAAACGAAGTCATGGTACTGGCCGTCGAGCAAACTTGGTAAGGCGCATGCATGGTCGGGATTTCATGAAGCATAATCCGGCTCAAACACAGTCAATCATTCAAGAGGAAAGTTCGTCAGGAGGAGACGATGAAAAAAATGTCAAGGAAATCTCCCTTGCAGATGGTGTTCCGTTAGCAAGcgttgaagatgaggagcTGGCGATTCACACCGACAGCGAGACATCAGCTGTCATTAGCGGCCCCGTAAAGTTGCGCGTTGATGGCAACTCTGAAACCTTTGCATTTTCGAGATCACTCAGTGAAGGCAGTGAGTGGTCGCGAAACCTAATAGACCTCCGGCACAACCGGAAGCCGATTACCGAAGACGACGAGTCGTTTCAGATTGCGGATCAGGAGGACAATTCTTCAGAGTAA